One Tomitella gaofuii DNA segment encodes these proteins:
- a CDS encoding cytochrome c oxidase assembly protein translates to MATSDLVSTPDSRDPESPGKDPSAPAPDDTTTGAPAGPRPGSRGGSIGGLVVVCAGIAALVAAMLSSLSLTAKLSALGIASAGAVTDYGIPVLRAAGEISAVVAIGSLLLAAFLAPPQRNGILDVDGYRAVRTASVAAIVWAAVALLMIPLQLSEVSGRPFTEAMLPDNALSGIEQVEASRAWLWVAIFAVVLAIGCRLILRWGWTPPLLALSILTLMPLAITGHSGSGGNHDMATNSLVLHLVAASLWAGGLFAVLAHARRKGKYTDVVVRRYSHVATVALIVIAVSGVINALVRVTPSDLFSTTYGWMIVGKAAALVVLAGIGLQQRRVSVRALQRDASARRPLVRLATVEVMVFSATFGLAVALGGAPPPPPGRELSIQEVLLGYTLDGPPTLMRLLFDWRFDLLYGTAAIVIAVVYLLAVRRLRSRGIAWPVGRTIAWLAGAFLLLFTTSSGVGRYTMAMFSVHMGAHMVMSMLVPVLLVLGAPMTLALRALKPAGKDGVPGLREWLLAALHSPVSRFLTHPVVAAVIFVSGFYGLYLTPIFGDIVSTHTGHVLMNLHFLLSGYLFYYVVLGVDPAPRRLEPVTRLGVVMATLPLHAFFGIALMMTDTVMGYDFYHGLNLPWVTDLLRDQQTGGGITWASGELPLLLIMAALGVQWSRSDQRRARQHDRREERDHDAELESYNAMFQELARRDHADDAAQRDGANNPAEDGATRPT, encoded by the coding sequence ATGGCTACGTCCGACCTCGTCTCGACTCCGGACTCGCGCGACCCGGAGTCGCCCGGGAAGGACCCGTCCGCACCCGCCCCCGACGACACGACCACCGGCGCGCCCGCCGGGCCGCGGCCCGGATCCCGCGGAGGGTCGATCGGCGGCCTGGTCGTGGTGTGCGCGGGCATCGCGGCGCTCGTCGCGGCGATGCTCTCGAGCCTGTCGCTGACGGCCAAGCTCAGCGCACTCGGCATCGCGAGTGCCGGTGCGGTCACCGACTACGGCATCCCGGTGCTGCGCGCGGCGGGGGAGATCTCCGCCGTCGTCGCGATCGGCTCGCTCCTGCTCGCGGCGTTCCTGGCGCCGCCGCAGCGCAACGGAATCCTCGACGTCGACGGATATCGGGCGGTGCGCACGGCATCCGTCGCGGCGATCGTCTGGGCCGCGGTGGCCCTGCTGATGATCCCGCTGCAGCTGTCGGAGGTGTCCGGCCGCCCGTTCACAGAGGCGATGCTCCCGGACAACGCGCTGAGCGGCATCGAACAGGTGGAGGCGTCACGCGCCTGGCTGTGGGTGGCGATCTTCGCGGTCGTGCTGGCCATCGGCTGCCGGCTGATTCTGCGCTGGGGTTGGACACCGCCGCTGCTCGCGCTGAGCATCCTCACGCTGATGCCGCTCGCGATCACTGGGCACTCCGGCTCGGGCGGCAACCACGACATGGCCACCAACTCTCTCGTGCTGCACCTGGTGGCGGCGTCGCTGTGGGCGGGCGGACTGTTCGCGGTGCTCGCGCACGCACGGCGCAAGGGCAAGTACACCGACGTCGTCGTCCGGCGCTATTCGCACGTCGCCACGGTGGCGCTCATCGTCATCGCAGTCAGTGGCGTGATCAACGCGCTCGTGCGGGTCACACCGTCGGACCTGTTCAGCACCACCTACGGCTGGATGATCGTCGGCAAGGCCGCAGCGCTCGTCGTGCTGGCGGGCATCGGCCTGCAACAGCGGCGGGTGTCGGTGCGGGCCTTGCAGCGTGACGCGTCGGCCCGGCGGCCTCTGGTGCGGCTGGCCACCGTCGAGGTGATGGTGTTCTCTGCGACCTTCGGGCTGGCGGTGGCCTTGGGCGGGGCCCCGCCGCCGCCCCCTGGGCGCGAGCTGAGCATTCAGGAGGTGCTGCTGGGGTACACCCTCGACGGCCCCCCGACCCTGATGCGCCTGCTGTTCGACTGGCGCTTCGACCTGCTGTACGGCACCGCCGCCATCGTCATCGCGGTGGTCTACCTGCTGGCCGTGCGCAGGCTGCGTTCGCGCGGCATCGCCTGGCCGGTGGGCCGCACCATCGCCTGGCTGGCCGGCGCATTCCTGTTGCTGTTCACCACGAGTTCCGGGGTGGGGCGCTACACGATGGCCATGTTCAGCGTGCACATGGGCGCGCACATGGTGATGTCGATGCTGGTCCCGGTCCTGCTGGTGCTCGGCGCGCCGATGACGCTGGCGTTGCGCGCGCTGAAGCCGGCGGGCAAGGACGGCGTGCCCGGGCTGCGCGAATGGTTGCTGGCGGCGCTGCACAGCCCCGTCTCCCGTTTTCTGACGCATCCCGTAGTGGCCGCGGTGATCTTCGTCAGCGGGTTCTACGGGCTGTACCTGACGCCCATCTTCGGCGACATCGTGTCCACCCACACCGGGCACGTGCTGATGAACCTGCACTTCCTGCTCAGCGGCTACCTGTTCTACTACGTCGTGCTGGGGGTGGACCCGGCCCCGCGCAGGCTCGAGCCGGTCACCAGGCTGGGTGTGGTGATGGCGACGCTGCCGCTGCACGCGTTCTTCGGCATCGCGCTGATGATGACCGACACGGTGATGGGCTACGACTTCTACCACGGTCTGAACCTGCCGTGGGTGACGGATCTGCTGCGTGACCAGCAGACCGGCGGCGGCATCACGTGGGCGTCCGGCGAGCTGCCGCTGCTGCTGATCATGGCGGCACTGGGCGTGCAATGGTCCCGGTCGGATCAGCGCAGGGCACGGCAGCACGACCGGCGTGAGGAGCGCGATCACGACGCCGAGCTGGAGTCGTACAACGCGATGTTCCAGGAGCTGGCGCGACGCGACCACGCGGACGACGCGGCGCAACGGGACGGCGCGAACAATCCCGCTGAGGATGGCGCCACCCGTCCGACGTGA
- a CDS encoding alpha/beta hydrolase, which translates to MTAPRRLSIAEVRALDITGVRAAANAADTGAVRLGYAHDDVDRAARRLFRSWSGYAAHRARGSVRSALSHGDAAAAREHRVSTCLGDAYQRLHVARSEVLGEVQEAVVDGILVDEATSTVRAPIPEPELEQRAELAALRIADALDGFAAVDADAAAAVDAAMAREDAVRAAGWGDGSVGALAAMTHAAGSAPAVPSGTPAANNEYWRSLSPGEQAELIAVRPAAVGALDGIPADARHRANMHLLDTEQNRLEREADSARRAHADGQLTRVRAKLRDIDAVRTVMAANPSARLMTLDMRGDARGRAAVAVGDPDTSEHIAVTTPGLNTTVEGSLATMVEEAGVLRAAAAAQIADGDTRTAGAAVDDVAAIAWIGYDAPQVGIDSVTEVVSGLADTVTPATARDGAARLAPFLDGLQAASQHPDPHITALGHSYGSTTTSLALQNPAVHGAVDDVVFYGSPGVMADDPGDLGLAPHHAYVLEADGDAVAEIGKLEGPLAPPLIRVLDKFGPDPGTLSSFEQLSTDEATTPGGRHLDGASGHGEYTRPGPDGGLRTSTYNMAAVVAGRTGNLIRK; encoded by the coding sequence GTGACCGCACCCCGCCGACTCAGCATCGCGGAGGTGCGGGCCCTCGACATCACCGGCGTGCGCGCCGCCGCCAACGCGGCCGACACCGGCGCCGTACGGCTGGGCTACGCCCACGACGACGTCGACCGGGCGGCACGACGCTTGTTCCGATCGTGGTCCGGGTATGCGGCGCACCGCGCGCGTGGTTCGGTCCGTTCCGCCCTGTCCCACGGTGATGCCGCAGCCGCCCGCGAGCACCGCGTCAGCACGTGCCTCGGGGACGCCTACCAGCGCCTGCACGTCGCACGATCGGAGGTCCTCGGCGAGGTCCAGGAGGCCGTCGTCGACGGCATCCTCGTCGACGAGGCGACGTCCACCGTCCGCGCCCCGATTCCCGAACCGGAGCTGGAGCAGCGGGCCGAGCTCGCCGCGCTCCGGATCGCGGACGCCCTCGACGGCTTCGCCGCGGTGGACGCGGATGCGGCCGCCGCAGTCGACGCCGCGATGGCCCGCGAGGACGCGGTGCGCGCCGCAGGCTGGGGCGACGGCAGCGTCGGCGCGCTGGCCGCCATGACGCACGCGGCGGGCTCCGCTCCCGCCGTGCCCTCCGGGACGCCGGCCGCCAACAACGAGTATTGGCGGTCGCTGAGCCCCGGCGAGCAGGCCGAGCTGATCGCGGTGCGCCCCGCTGCAGTGGGCGCGCTCGACGGAATCCCCGCGGACGCCCGCCACCGCGCCAACATGCATCTGCTCGACACCGAGCAGAACCGGCTCGAACGTGAAGCGGACAGCGCACGCCGCGCCCACGCCGATGGACAGCTCACCCGGGTGCGGGCGAAGCTCCGCGACATCGACGCCGTCCGCACTGTCATGGCCGCGAATCCGTCCGCCCGGCTCATGACCCTGGACATGCGCGGCGACGCCCGCGGCCGGGCCGCCGTCGCCGTGGGCGACCCGGATACCTCCGAGCACATCGCCGTGACCACGCCCGGCCTCAACACGACCGTCGAGGGCTCACTCGCGACGATGGTCGAGGAGGCCGGTGTGCTGCGCGCCGCCGCGGCGGCGCAGATAGCCGACGGCGACACGAGGACTGCGGGTGCGGCGGTCGACGACGTCGCCGCGATCGCCTGGATCGGCTACGACGCACCGCAGGTCGGGATCGACAGCGTCACCGAGGTCGTGTCCGGTCTGGCGGACACCGTCACGCCGGCCACGGCACGGGACGGCGCCGCGCGGCTGGCCCCGTTCCTGGACGGGCTCCAGGCCGCGTCGCAGCATCCTGATCCGCACATCACCGCGCTGGGGCACTCGTACGGTTCGACCACGACCAGCCTGGCCCTGCAGAACCCGGCTGTACACGGGGCGGTGGACGACGTCGTCTTCTACGGTTCCCCGGGAGTGATGGCCGATGACCCCGGCGACCTGGGGCTCGCTCCGCACCACGCGTACGTGCTGGAGGCGGACGGCGACGCAGTCGCGGAGATCGGCAAGCTGGAAGGTCCGCTCGCTCCTCCGCTGATCCGAGTTCTCGACAAGTTCGGCCCGGATCCCGGCACGCTCTCCTCGTTCGAGCAGCTGTCCACCGACGAGGCCACGACCCCCGGCGGCAGACATCTCGACGGCGCATCGGGCCACGGCGAGTACACGCGCCCCGGCCCGGACGGCGGGCTGCGCACGTCCACCTACAACATGGCGGCCGTGGTGGCCGGGCGCACCGGGAATCTCATCCGCAAGTAG